One Solanum pennellii chromosome 9, SPENNV200 DNA segment encodes these proteins:
- the LOC107030123 gene encoding uncharacterized protein LOC107030123, with protein sequence MNTRRNVGQMRRGATAGDNQLAPQAPAEGVAMPINPSGLTYAEVRAYLAQMEQAITIQAQAMTDQVNRQNVQRENPPVRTMADRLRDFTRMNPPIFIVSKTSEDPQEFVDEVEDSRKKRGIHDARRPKPQDHAGPSHGGHINNFGVREQPRFKKGQQSSGNSNSQRSTTPRGGRPETKKSNGGEMQRPKKNCAKCGHAHSGECRQGTNACFGCRKSGHMVRD encoded by the exons atgaatactaggaggaACGTTGGTCAGATGAGAAGAGGTGCAACTGCTGGGGACAATCAACTtgcaccccaggctccagctgaaggagtagCCATGCCGATTAACCCTTCTGGGTTGACTTatgctgaggtgagggcatATCTGGCCCAGATGGAACAGGCCATCACTATACAGGCTCAGGCCATGACTGACCAAGTCAACCGGCAAaatgttcagagggagaacccaccggttcgTACCATGGCTGACAGGTTgagagacttcacgaggatgaatcctcctattttcataGTGTCTAAGACTTCAGAGGACccccaggagtttgtggatgag gtagaggacagccgCAAAAAGAGGGGCATTCAtgatgctaggaggcctaagCCTCAAGATCATGCAggtcccagccatggaggccatataaataattttggcgtccgtgagcagCCCAGGTTCAAGAAGGGGCAGCAGAGTTCTGGGAACTCTAATTCTCAaaggagtacaacacctagaggaggcagacctgAGACCAAGAAGagcaatggaggtgagatgcagcgtccCAAAAAgaactgtgctaagtgtggccaTGCTCatagtggagagtgcagacagggtACTAATGCCTGCTTTGGTTGCCGTAAGAGTGGGCACATGGTTAGAGACTGA